One window of the Novosphingobium sp. KACC 22771 genome contains the following:
- a CDS encoding TonB-dependent receptor, with the protein MKFGAALLRSVSRLAVSTLAVSTLAAAPALAQTAGQGDDIVVTALKRETRVQDTPLAITAMSGNMLNNMGAAGIADVARSVPSLNLLSSESGRTRVSIRGIQTAGEATVGVYFGEVPLTGPAGTTSDPSGSTPNLNLFDTERLEVLRGPQGTLYGSGSMGGTLRVLFKQANLKKYEAAVDAGAETTKDGGTGYSIKGAVNLPIIEDLLAARLVLYRQRTGGFVDDPSIGRYNMNSVMTTGGRLMLGFRPTNNLRINFMGIIQDQHTGGTSLWAPSVGTYTSGLRIYTPAIDKQKIFSLDTKWNTPIGTISLANGYYRWDVRQTNDNSDNYQSVANSYRYCGLYQNTYSGSLLQTGASGTTTSSSNCASSAGGYTSAQLRANYLGWANSQMPIGNYQPRWVENVTNELRLNSDGKGRLNYTLGAFFENRKDRVDTTVFAGVPGTGMMREPLVDLGSRFVRDVINQTAQFGELSYRPIDILTVTAGLRHYHYKKIVGGAYLGYNYFNGQTPMAYTEVNANADGFIQKYNVELKPTRDLMVYATASQGFRPGGANLTPGIPASATQYMADSLWNYEVGFKSQWFDRKLTFNADVYRIDWTNMQTSVQATYGNFSYISNVGAARIEGFEAELSGTPTKGLFLNGSLSVVYPRLTADQVNSEVTAAGRVGNILTGIPRTTASAGAEYGWQINSAWKGMMRADFNYTGKMTTQLNPTNALYRTYGKYAQVNLRAGIENERYGVYVYVRNLVDAKGLSYYSAVNGTPDYIATTTPRTVGINLRGNF; encoded by the coding sequence AAACCCGCGTGCAGGACACCCCGCTGGCGATCACCGCGATGAGCGGCAACATGCTCAACAACATGGGCGCGGCGGGCATTGCCGATGTGGCGCGCTCGGTCCCCAGCCTCAACCTGCTCTCCAGCGAATCGGGCCGCACCCGCGTTTCGATCCGCGGCATCCAGACTGCGGGCGAGGCCACCGTTGGCGTCTATTTCGGCGAAGTGCCGCTGACCGGGCCTGCGGGCACGACCTCGGACCCGTCGGGCTCGACCCCCAACCTCAACCTGTTCGACACCGAACGCCTCGAAGTGCTGCGCGGGCCGCAGGGCACGCTTTACGGCTCCGGCTCGATGGGCGGCACTTTGCGTGTGCTCTTCAAGCAGGCGAACCTCAAGAAGTATGAAGCCGCCGTCGATGCGGGCGCGGAAACCACCAAGGACGGCGGCACCGGCTACAGCATCAAGGGCGCGGTCAACCTGCCGATCATCGAGGATCTGCTGGCCGCGCGCCTCGTGCTCTATCGCCAGCGCACGGGCGGCTTTGTCGATGATCCCTCCATCGGCCGCTATAACATGAACAGCGTGATGACCACGGGCGGGCGCCTGATGCTGGGCTTCCGCCCGACCAACAATCTGCGCATCAATTTCATGGGCATCATCCAGGACCAGCACACCGGCGGCACCTCGCTCTGGGCGCCTTCGGTGGGCACCTATACGTCGGGCCTGCGCATCTATACGCCCGCCATCGACAAGCAGAAGATCTTCTCGCTCGACACCAAGTGGAACACGCCGATCGGCACGATCTCGCTGGCCAACGGCTACTATCGCTGGGATGTGCGCCAGACCAACGACAACAGCGACAATTACCAGTCGGTGGCCAATTCCTATCGCTATTGCGGCCTCTATCAGAACACCTATTCAGGCTCGCTGCTCCAAACCGGCGCATCGGGCACCACCACATCGTCGAGCAATTGCGCATCGAGCGCGGGCGGTTATACCTCGGCCCAATTGCGCGCCAATTACCTCGGCTGGGCCAACAGCCAGATGCCCATCGGCAATTATCAGCCGCGCTGGGTGGAAAATGTCACCAACGAACTGCGCCTCAATTCCGATGGCAAGGGCCGTTTGAACTATACGCTGGGCGCCTTCTTTGAAAACCGTAAGGACCGGGTGGACACCACCGTGTTCGCAGGCGTTCCCGGCACGGGCATGATGCGCGAACCGCTGGTCGATCTCGGCTCGCGGTTTGTGCGCGATGTCATCAACCAGACCGCGCAGTTCGGCGAACTCTCCTATCGCCCGATCGACATCCTGACGGTCACGGCGGGCCTGCGCCATTATCATTACAAGAAGATCGTGGGCGGCGCCTATCTCGGTTACAATTACTTCAACGGCCAGACGCCGATGGCCTACACCGAGGTCAACGCCAATGCCGACGGCTTTATCCAGAAATACAACGTCGAGCTGAAACCCACCCGCGACCTGATGGTCTATGCCACCGCATCGCAGGGTTTCCGCCCCGGCGGCGCGAACCTGACGCCCGGCATTCCCGCCTCGGCCACGCAATATATGGCCGACTCGCTGTGGAACTATGAAGTGGGCTTCAAGAGCCAGTGGTTCGACCGCAAGCTGACCTTCAACGCCGACGTCTATCGCATCGACTGGACCAACATGCAGACCTCGGTTCAGGCCACCTATGGCAATTTCAGCTATATCAGCAATGTCGGCGCGGCGCGGATCGAAGGCTTTGAAGCGGAACTGAGCGGCACGCCGACCAAGGGCCTGTTCCTCAACGGCTCGCTCTCGGTGGTCTATCCGCGCCTGACGGCCGATCAGGTCAATTCCGAAGTGACGGCGGCGGGCCGCGTGGGCAATATCCTGACCGGCATTCCGCGCACCACGGCCAGCGCGGGCGCCGAGTATGGCTGGCAGATCAACAGCGCCTGGAAAGGCATGATGCGTGCCGATTTCAACTATACCGGCAAGATGACGACCCAGCTTAACCCCACCAACGCGCTTTATCGCACCTATGGCAAATATGCGCAGGTCAACCTGCGCGCAGGGATCGAGAACGAGCGCTACGGCGTCTATGTCTATGTGCGCAACCTCGTCGATGCCAAGGGTCTGAGCTATTATTCGGCCGTCAACGGCACGCCTGATTACATCGCCACCACCACGCCCCGTACCGTCGGCATCAACCTGCGCGGCAATTTCTAA